One window of Arthrobacter oryzae genomic DNA carries:
- a CDS encoding Dps family protein, whose product MKASPTLTNNLQAVLADLIELHIQGKQAHWNIVGTNFRDLHLQLDEIIDAARNFADDMAERMRALHALPDGRSATVAETTSLAQFPQGLINTRDAVDRIVAALEAAVGTMRKVHDEVDEEDPTTADLLHEFISKLEQYAWMVGAENMKASASVTTPDSKPSSK is encoded by the coding sequence ATGAAAGCTTCACCGACGCTGACCAACAATCTGCAGGCTGTGCTCGCGGACCTGATTGAACTGCATATCCAGGGCAAGCAGGCTCACTGGAACATCGTGGGAACCAACTTCCGCGACCTCCACCTGCAGCTGGATGAAATCATCGATGCCGCCCGGAACTTCGCCGACGACATGGCGGAGCGCATGCGCGCCCTCCACGCCCTGCCGGACGGCCGCAGCGCCACTGTGGCCGAAACCACCAGCCTTGCGCAGTTCCCGCAGGGGCTGATCAACACCAGGGACGCCGTTGACCGCATCGTCGCGGCCCTGGAAGCCGCTGTGGGAACCATGCGCAAGGTCCACGATGAGGTTGACGAGGAGGATCCCACCACGGCGGATCTGCTGCATGAGTTCATTTCGAAGCTCGAGCAGTACGCCTGGATGGTGGGCGCTGAGAACATGAAGGCTTCAGCCAGCGTGACCACTCCCGACAGCAAGCCGAGCAGCAAGTAG
- a CDS encoding MFS transporter, producing MGNTSAPSTPVTPTFTRSSAAAGRPVPGSSLHTPKRGQDWLALALLMFPVLLVAVDNTALTFALPAIAGSLEPTGVQLLWIVDAYPLVLAGLLVAMGSFGDRIGRRRLLLIGSFGFAAVSAATAFAPSAEWLITGRAALGFFGAMLMPSTLSLIRNIFPDPNRRRLAIAIWAAGFSGGAALGPIFGGWLVEHFWWGAILLVAVPIMLPILALGPVLIPESRDPRPGTVDVASIALSLLTMVPLVYGIKALATEGFGAVPAAVTGFGLLMGYAFVRRQKRLHSPLLDMSLFGNRIFSTAITANVLALFSFNGFILFLAQHLQLLEGRRPTEAGISMIPALVATVLAGLLVVPLVRRVRPGFVVAGGLSLSATGYFIVAFGDHSGGPALLLAALLVLALGVGAAETISNDMILGSVPPEKSGAAAAISETGYEIGSLLGTAILGSILTASYQRNLVLPEGVSAAGTGEGTAQAQETLAGAMELAQSLPAPLADALTSAARVAFESGVHVTASIALVLMAGAAALVAVVLRGVPKAT from the coding sequence ATGGGAAACACATCAGCACCTTCGACGCCGGTCACCCCGACTTTCACGCGGAGCTCCGCTGCAGCAGGCCGCCCTGTTCCCGGCAGCAGTCTCCACACACCGAAACGCGGACAGGATTGGCTTGCACTGGCGTTGCTGATGTTCCCGGTTTTGTTGGTCGCCGTAGACAACACCGCACTGACATTTGCCCTGCCCGCCATCGCCGGCAGCCTCGAGCCAACCGGCGTTCAGCTGCTGTGGATCGTTGACGCGTACCCCCTGGTCCTGGCTGGCCTCCTGGTTGCCATGGGAAGTTTCGGCGACAGGATCGGACGCCGGCGGCTCCTGTTGATCGGCAGCTTCGGGTTCGCCGCGGTGTCCGCCGCCACGGCATTTGCCCCGAGCGCGGAGTGGCTGATCACAGGGCGCGCCGCCCTCGGATTTTTCGGCGCGATGCTGATGCCTTCCACTTTGTCCCTGATCCGGAACATCTTTCCGGATCCCAACCGGCGCCGGCTTGCCATCGCCATCTGGGCGGCTGGCTTCTCCGGCGGCGCCGCGCTCGGGCCCATCTTCGGCGGGTGGCTCGTGGAGCATTTCTGGTGGGGCGCCATCCTGCTGGTGGCCGTGCCCATCATGCTGCCCATCCTGGCCCTTGGCCCGGTGCTCATTCCGGAGTCCAGGGATCCCCGGCCAGGAACAGTGGACGTTGCCAGCATCGCCCTCTCGCTGCTGACCATGGTTCCGCTCGTATACGGCATCAAGGCGCTGGCAACGGAGGGCTTCGGCGCTGTGCCGGCGGCAGTCACCGGCTTCGGACTGCTGATGGGCTATGCCTTCGTCCGGCGGCAGAAACGGCTTCACAGCCCCCTGCTGGACATGAGCCTGTTCGGCAACAGGATCTTCAGTACGGCGATTACGGCCAATGTCCTGGCACTGTTTTCCTTCAACGGCTTCATTCTCTTCCTGGCCCAACACCTCCAACTACTCGAGGGCCGGCGGCCCACGGAGGCCGGGATCTCCATGATCCCCGCCCTGGTTGCCACCGTGCTTGCCGGACTGCTGGTGGTCCCGCTGGTGCGCAGGGTAAGGCCCGGATTCGTCGTGGCCGGCGGACTTTCGCTGAGCGCCACCGGCTACTTCATCGTGGCGTTCGGGGATCATTCCGGCGGCCCTGCGCTGCTGCTGGCCGCACTCCTGGTCCTGGCCCTGGGCGTGGGCGCTGCGGAGACGATATCCAACGACATGATTCTCGGATCCGTGCCGCCGGAGAAATCAGGAGCAGCGGCCGCCATTTCGGAGACCGGCTACGAGATCGGCTCATTGCTGGGAACGGCAATCCTCGGTTCGATCCTGACGGCGTCCTACCAGCGGAACCTCGTCCTGCCCGAGGGCGTCAGCGCCGCCGGCACCGGGGAGGGGACCGCGCAGGCCCAGGAGACGCTGGCGGGGGCCATGGAGCTGGCACAGTCGCTGCCGGCGCCGCTGGCGGACGCACTGACGTCCGCGGCCAGGGTCGCCTTTGAGTCGGGCGTCCATGTGACGGCGTCCATTGCGCTGGTACTGATGGCCGGGGCGGCAGCCCTCGTCGCCGTCGTACTCCGCGGAGTCCCCAAGGCGACATAG
- a CDS encoding DoxX family protein: MERIRTALTHLLTRPAGKVSVPRLIGAIALGSALAFAGISHLTVARQEFQAQVPPWFPVDKDAVVLASGVLEVALGAALIALRKRRVPVGLLAAAFFILIFPGNISQYATRTDAFGLDTDRDRLVRLLFQPVLVAWALWCTGAWKELRASLRSDAKRP, translated from the coding sequence ATGGAACGGATTCGAACGGCACTGACCCATCTCCTCACCCGCCCGGCCGGGAAGGTTTCGGTACCACGGCTGATCGGCGCCATTGCCCTCGGGAGTGCGCTGGCCTTCGCCGGGATCAGCCACCTCACCGTGGCGCGGCAGGAGTTCCAGGCACAGGTTCCGCCATGGTTCCCGGTGGACAAGGACGCCGTGGTCCTGGCGTCCGGCGTCCTGGAAGTCGCCCTCGGTGCCGCCTTGATCGCGCTGCGCAAACGCCGCGTCCCGGTGGGCCTGCTCGCGGCGGCGTTCTTTATCCTGATCTTCCCCGGCAACATCTCGCAGTACGCGACCCGGACGGACGCGTTCGGCCTGGACACGGACCGCGACCGCCTGGTGCGGCTGCTCTTCCAGCCCGTATTGGTTGCATGGGCCCTGTGGTGCACGGGGGCATGGAAGGAACTGCGCGCGTCGTTGCGGTCAGATGCCAAACGACCCTAG
- a CDS encoding TetR/AcrR family transcriptional regulator translates to MARKPVAREAVLDAFESLLIEVGERAATLDAVARRAGVSKGGLLYHFPNKEALISALLERMDLLVAGDLDVMAKAPEGAAAYFIRSSLWAGTPLDRAFVAATRLAEVAHAETMHRFAAVQRSWLELLAGDVGPAMAKAVLYMGDGLYYNAMLASGPGAAPPEMSGDVDSLLAAVERLRG, encoded by the coding sequence ATGGCCAGAAAACCCGTTGCGCGCGAAGCTGTGCTGGACGCCTTTGAATCCCTCCTGATCGAAGTGGGCGAACGTGCCGCCACGCTGGACGCCGTTGCCCGGCGCGCCGGCGTTTCCAAAGGCGGGCTGCTGTACCACTTCCCGAACAAGGAGGCTTTGATTTCGGCGTTGCTGGAACGGATGGACCTGCTCGTTGCGGGAGATCTGGACGTGATGGCAAAAGCTCCGGAAGGGGCTGCGGCCTACTTCATACGGTCCTCGCTCTGGGCGGGAACCCCGCTGGACCGCGCGTTTGTTGCTGCCACGCGGCTCGCCGAGGTGGCCCACGCGGAAACGATGCACCGGTTCGCGGCAGTCCAGCGGAGCTGGCTGGAGCTTTTGGCCGGCGACGTCGGGCCGGCCATGGCCAAGGCTGTCCTCTATATGGGTGACGGCCTGTACTACAACGCCATGCTGGCCAGCGGCCCCGGTGCCGCCCCGCCGGAAATGAGCGGCGACGTCGACAGCCTCCTGGCCGCCGTCGAGCGGCTCCGCGGCTGA
- a CDS encoding agmatine deiminase family protein: MSRWRMPAETAPQERVWMAFPTGGYTLGDTAGEAHAARSVWAAVANAAVEFEPVTVVVAPDDVGTAARYLDAAVEVLIADLDDAWMRDIGPTFVLDDDGRLGAVDWVFNGWGGQDWARWDKDALIGAEVAGRSGACHLASSLVNEGGGIHVDGEGTVLVTETVQLDPDRNPGLTKADVEAELARTIGATHVIWLPRGLTRDSERFGTRGHVDIVAAIPSPGTLLVHSQQDPEHPDFEVSREIISFLATTRDAAGREWNIIEVPAPASLRDHEGFVDYSYINHLVVNGGVIACTFADPNDEKALRILADAYPGRRIVGIDARELFARGGGIHCITQQQPAASSKVLTS; the protein is encoded by the coding sequence ATGAGCCGCTGGCGCATGCCCGCCGAGACGGCACCGCAAGAGCGCGTCTGGATGGCGTTCCCCACAGGCGGCTACACGCTCGGTGACACCGCCGGGGAGGCACACGCCGCACGGTCCGTCTGGGCCGCCGTTGCCAATGCCGCCGTCGAATTCGAGCCGGTCACCGTGGTGGTGGCGCCCGACGACGTCGGCACCGCCGCGCGCTACCTGGATGCCGCCGTCGAGGTGCTCATCGCGGACCTGGACGATGCCTGGATGCGGGACATCGGCCCCACCTTCGTCCTCGACGACGACGGGCGCCTGGGCGCGGTCGACTGGGTCTTCAACGGCTGGGGCGGGCAGGACTGGGCGCGCTGGGACAAAGACGCGCTGATCGGCGCGGAAGTAGCGGGCCGGTCCGGAGCCTGCCACCTTGCCTCCTCCCTGGTCAATGAAGGCGGCGGCATCCACGTGGACGGCGAGGGAACCGTGCTGGTGACCGAAACCGTGCAACTGGACCCGGACCGCAATCCCGGACTGACCAAGGCGGACGTGGAGGCCGAACTCGCACGGACCATCGGCGCCACCCACGTTATCTGGCTGCCCCGCGGCCTGACCAGGGACTCCGAACGGTTCGGAACCCGGGGGCACGTGGACATCGTGGCCGCGATCCCCTCCCCCGGAACGCTGCTGGTCCATTCGCAGCAGGACCCGGAGCATCCCGATTTCGAGGTCAGCCGCGAAATCATCAGTTTCCTGGCCACCACCCGGGACGCCGCAGGCCGCGAGTGGAACATCATCGAGGTCCCCGCTCCCGCCTCCCTCAGGGACCACGAAGGTTTCGTGGACTACAGCTACATCAACCACCTTGTGGTGAACGGCGGCGTGATTGCCTGCACGTTCGCCGACCCCAACGACGAAAAGGCCCTGCGGATCCTTGCCGACGCCTACCCCGGCCGCCGGATCGTGGGCATCGACGCCCGCGAGCTGTTCGCGAGGGGCGGCGGCATCCACTGCATCACCCAGCAGCAGCCTGCTGCTTCCTCTAAAGTATTGACTTCGTGA
- a CDS encoding nitrilase-related carbon-nitrogen hydrolase, with translation MIEISCLDSPPSLARTTPSARPALRVGVVQHRWHTNPDALLAELDEGIGRAARLGATVVFLPELTLSRYPADTRPENDTARPWAPRPRPSDLAEDLLTGPTFRFAAEAARRHGISVHASLYQRAENPDGSDDGLGLNTAILVSPGGELLARTHKLHIPVTAGYYEDKFFRQGPAAGDAYEVHSPAELGGARLGMPTCWDEWFPELARLYSLGGADILVYPTAIGSEPDHPEFDTQPLWQQVIVGNGIANGLFMVAPNRWGNEGTLNFYGSSFISDPYGRILVQAPRDASAVLVADLDLDQRRDWLTLFPFLATRRPDTYGRLAEPVRHDQPLGGEARTYHEVTA, from the coding sequence ATGATTGAAATTTCCTGCCTCGACTCCCCTCCTTCCCTGGCGCGGACAACGCCGTCCGCACGCCCCGCCCTGAGGGTGGGCGTGGTGCAGCACCGCTGGCACACAAACCCGGACGCCCTCCTGGCCGAACTCGACGAAGGCATCGGCCGCGCCGCGCGGCTCGGCGCCACGGTGGTCTTCCTGCCCGAGCTGACGCTGTCCCGCTACCCCGCGGACACGCGCCCGGAGAACGATACGGCCCGGCCTTGGGCCCCGCGCCCCCGCCCGTCGGACCTTGCTGAGGACCTGCTGACCGGGCCCACCTTCCGCTTCGCCGCGGAGGCCGCCCGCCGGCACGGCATCTCCGTCCACGCTTCCCTCTACCAGCGCGCGGAGAACCCGGACGGATCGGACGACGGCCTTGGATTGAACACTGCAATCCTGGTATCGCCCGGGGGTGAACTTCTTGCCCGCACGCATAAACTGCACATCCCGGTGACCGCCGGCTACTACGAGGACAAGTTCTTCCGCCAGGGGCCCGCCGCCGGGGATGCCTACGAGGTCCATTCCCCGGCCGAACTGGGCGGAGCCCGGCTGGGCATGCCCACCTGCTGGGACGAATGGTTCCCGGAACTCGCCCGGCTGTATTCCCTGGGCGGGGCAGACATCCTGGTCTACCCCACCGCCATCGGCTCCGAACCGGACCACCCGGAGTTCGACACCCAGCCGCTCTGGCAGCAGGTGATCGTGGGCAACGGGATCGCCAACGGCCTGTTCATGGTGGCCCCCAACCGCTGGGGAAACGAAGGAACCTTGAATTTCTACGGCTCCTCCTTCATCTCGGACCCGTACGGCCGGATTCTCGTCCAGGCGCCCCGCGACGCATCCGCCGTCCTGGTGGCCGACCTGGACCTTGACCAGCGCAGGGACTGGCTCACCCTTTTTCCTTTCCTGGCCACCCGCCGCCCGGACACCTACGGCCGGCTGGCCGAACCGGTGCGGCACGACCAGCCGCTGGGCGGCGAGGCCCGCACCTACCACGAGGTGACCGCATGA